One window of Aerococcus tenax genomic DNA carries:
- the smpB gene encoding SsrA-binding protein SmpB codes for MTKKKQDNVVATNRKANHDYIIEDTIEAGLVLTGTEIKSIRKGKVNLKDSFARVENGQVWVYGMHVSPFEQGNRFNPDPMRPRKLLLKKREINRLAKHVSQEGYAIIPLRMYIKRGFAKLLIGIGKGKKKYDKRQALKEKDMKRDIKRAMKEKY; via the coding sequence GTGACAAAGAAGAAGCAAGACAATGTGGTAGCGACAAATCGCAAAGCGAATCATGATTATATCATTGAAGATACTATTGAAGCTGGTCTTGTCTTAACTGGAACAGAAATTAAATCGATTCGTAAGGGGAAGGTAAACTTAAAGGATTCCTTTGCCCGGGTAGAAAATGGTCAGGTATGGGTCTATGGGATGCATGTGAGTCCCTTTGAACAAGGCAACCGTTTTAACCCGGATCCTATGCGGCCAAGAAAATTATTATTAAAGAAACGTGAAATCAATCGCCTAGCTAAGCATGTTAGCCAAGAAGGTTATGCGATTATCCCACTACGGATGTATATTAAAAGAGGCTTTGCTAAATTACTCATCGGCATTGGTAAAGGAAAGAAAAAATACGATAAGCGCCAAGCCTTAAAAGAAAAAGATATGAAGCGTGATATTAAACGGGCAATGAAAGAAAAATATTAA
- a CDS encoding helix-turn-helix domain-containing protein, with translation MDHLSNLISMNKYYMIRLFSEAFSASPIDYLIKVRIDKTKQLLKSTNFSISHVGKLVGFGSASYFSKMFKRLNGISPSQYRKEHSQDNKENN, from the coding sequence TTGGACCATCTCAGTAATTTAATCAGTATGAATAAATACTATATGATTCGTCTATTTTCAGAGGCCTTTTCCGCGTCTCCGATCGATTATCTAATTAAAGTAAGAATAGATAAAACCAAGCAGCTACTGAAGTCCACCAATTTTAGTATCAGTCATGTCGGTAAATTAGTAGGCTTTGGCTCAGCTTCATACTTCTCAAAAATGTTTAAAAGACTAAACGGCATCTCACCGAGTCAATATCGGAAAGAACATAGCCAAGATAATAAAGAAAACAATTAA
- a CDS encoding histidine phosphatase family protein yields the protein MSKGVTIYFMRHGQTYLNHYHRIQGWADAPLTEKGKRDAQRSAIGLRDVNFSAVYTSDLQRTVATAEIILKYNYHAGSNLPINKRKAFREQFFGSFEGLEVERIWGKVSDYIENEKQDLLTTNDRVKVEMDTFHELDPTHDAEDFMTFWLRVELGLIDVITAHRETDQNILIVSHGMTIRNMIHELIPEFSLGEPLDNASVSIVRYQDGFYHLEAYNQTDHFALEEKIDDVNKDRERKE from the coding sequence ATGAGTAAAGGTGTAACAATTTATTTTATGCGTCATGGCCAAACCTACCTCAACCACTATCATCGGATCCAAGGTTGGGCGGATGCGCCTTTAACAGAGAAGGGTAAACGCGATGCCCAAAGGAGCGCCATTGGTTTACGTGATGTCAATTTCTCGGCTGTCTATACCAGTGATTTGCAACGGACTGTAGCCACAGCGGAGATTATTTTAAAATATAATTACCATGCTGGTTCCAACCTTCCAATTAATAAACGTAAAGCCTTTCGGGAACAGTTCTTTGGGAGCTTTGAAGGGCTAGAAGTTGAACGGATCTGGGGAAAAGTCTCTGACTATATCGAGAATGAAAAGCAGGACTTGTTAACTACAAATGACCGCGTGAAGGTAGAAATGGATACTTTCCATGAGTTAGATCCCACCCATGATGCCGAGGATTTTATGACATTCTGGCTACGGGTTGAATTAGGCTTGATCGATGTGATTACAGCTCATCGTGAAACTGATCAAAATATTCTGATTGTGAGTCATGGCATGACGATTCGCAATATGATCCATGAATTAATCCCGGAATTTTCTCTAGGTGAACCCTTAGATAATGCTAGTGTATCTATTGTTAGGTATCAAGATGGTTTTTACCATTTGGAAGCCTATAATCAAACCGATCATTTTGCTTTAGAGGAAAAAATTGATGATGTGAATAAGGATCGGGAAAGAAAAGAATAA
- the pyrF gene encoding orotidine-5'-phosphate decarboxylase, protein METLYVALDFKTEAETFDFLKLFEGRQIGVKVGMSQFYMSGPSIIERLCDMGHEVFLDLKCHDIPNTVYLAMLQLSQLPIELVTIHAMGGKEMMRAAVKGVQEGKHQPKVLAITQLTSTNQEMLNNQLQIPGTVAESVEHLTRLALDSGVDGLVSSVQESKMIKEVSKGQLLSLTPGIRLNKNAHDDQERIASPEEARANGADYIVVGRPIIQADDPVRAYEEMKEHWEGK, encoded by the coding sequence ATGGAAACATTATATGTGGCGTTGGATTTTAAAACAGAAGCGGAAACCTTTGATTTTCTAAAATTATTTGAAGGCCGACAAATCGGGGTCAAGGTAGGTATGTCGCAATTTTACATGTCAGGGCCAAGTATCATTGAGCGCTTATGTGATATGGGACATGAAGTCTTTCTTGATTTGAAGTGCCATGATATTCCTAATACGGTTTACCTAGCCATGTTACAGCTTAGTCAATTACCGATTGAACTCGTGACCATTCATGCCATGGGTGGTAAAGAAATGATGCGAGCTGCGGTTAAAGGGGTTCAAGAAGGCAAACATCAACCAAAAGTTCTTGCAATCACCCAACTGACCTCAACTAATCAAGAAATGTTAAATAATCAATTACAAATTCCTGGCACTGTCGCTGAATCGGTGGAACATTTGACCCGCTTAGCATTAGACAGTGGCGTGGATGGCCTAGTTTCTTCGGTGCAAGAAAGTAAAATGATTAAGGAAGTTTCCAAAGGGCAATTACTTAGTTTAACACCAGGGATTCGTTTGAATAAGAATGCTCACGATGACCAAGAAAGAATTGCTAGTCCAGAAGAAGCCCGAGCCAACGGTGCTGATTACATTGTAGTGGGCCGTCCGATTATTCAAGCTGACGATCCAGTGAGAGCCTATGAAGAAATGAAAGAACATTGGGAGGGTAAATAG
- the pyrE gene encoding orotate phosphoribosyltransferase: MSQNIKREVAEALLDHEAVIIRNEDWFTWASGIKSPIYCDNRQLMSYPKARKLVAQALANLIKEKYPNVTCIAGTATAGIPHAAWVSEILDLPMVYVRSKAKDHGRQSQIEGHLEADDQVVLIDDLISTGGSVLEACQPVAKECSVIGVAAIFTYELDRAKKNFQAADIPLAVLSDFHSLLEVAKEKHDFSQADMDNILDWHRQLNQSSNK; the protein is encoded by the coding sequence ATGAGTCAAAATATTAAACGCGAAGTTGCCGAAGCATTATTAGATCATGAAGCCGTGATTATCCGTAATGAGGATTGGTTTACCTGGGCCAGTGGGATTAAGAGCCCAATTTACTGTGATAATCGTCAATTAATGAGTTATCCCAAGGCCCGTAAGTTGGTGGCTCAAGCCCTAGCTAACTTGATCAAAGAAAAATATCCTAATGTGACCTGTATTGCTGGAACCGCGACAGCCGGGATTCCTCATGCTGCTTGGGTGAGTGAAATTTTAGACTTGCCTATGGTGTATGTTCGCTCTAAGGCTAAAGACCATGGGAGACAATCGCAAATTGAAGGTCACCTAGAGGCTGACGACCAAGTGGTATTGATTGATGACCTCATTTCAACAGGTGGTAGCGTCTTGGAAGCTTGTCAACCCGTTGCTAAAGAGTGTTCAGTGATTGGCGTCGCTGCAATTTTCACCTATGAGTTGGATCGGGCCAAGAAAAACTTCCAAGCTGCTGATATTCCTCTAGCCGTACTGAGCGATTTTCATAGTTTATTAGAAGTAGCCAAAGAAAAACATGACTTTAGCCAAGCAGACATGGATAATATCTTGGATTGGCACCGTCAACTGAACCAGTCTTCCAATAAGTAA
- a CDS encoding MFS transporter: MENKKKAVISSIIASGTDDLNVMFLSFSMASIISEFSLSGAQAGAIATITNLGMLLGGLIFGYLGDRYHKLNILKITLLIFSLASGAIAFAPSITMLYILRFIAGIGVGGEYGIALGIMAQIVPVHKMGRISALNGVAGQVGSITSAALAGLFLSHLGWRGLFLFGLAPLLLVLYMQVAIKDEKEFYPVKNDSALDKSEKINFAVLFKDLRTSYQTIALMLMCTVQIAGYFGMMNWLPTIMQEQAGLSVQGSSLWMISTILGMSLGMVVFGRLFDQFGPRLMFGAFLLASAFGVYLFSQITSPLGMLFGGAMMGFFVNGMFPGYGATVSYLYPKSVQSMANNLILNVGRAVGGFSSMIIGIIMEHGNVTMVMLFLSCLYIFSFVVMLTIPGIKQKSFKKVYAQ, translated from the coding sequence ATGGAAAATAAGAAAAAAGCTGTTATTTCAAGTATCATTGCCTCAGGTACCGATGACCTCAACGTAATGTTTCTATCCTTTTCAATGGCAAGCATTATTAGTGAGTTTTCACTATCAGGTGCCCAAGCGGGAGCTATCGCTACCATAACTAACTTGGGGATGTTATTAGGTGGATTAATTTTTGGATATCTGGGTGACCGTTACCATAAGCTAAACATCTTAAAGATAACCCTGCTTATCTTTTCTTTAGCCTCAGGAGCAATTGCTTTTGCGCCTTCGATCACTATGCTTTATATCTTACGTTTCATTGCCGGTATTGGTGTCGGTGGTGAGTACGGAATCGCGTTAGGAATCATGGCTCAAATTGTCCCCGTTCATAAAATGGGACGGATTTCTGCTTTAAATGGGGTAGCTGGCCAAGTCGGATCGATTACTTCAGCTGCTCTAGCGGGATTATTCTTGAGTCACCTAGGTTGGCGCGGATTGTTCTTATTTGGTCTCGCTCCTTTACTCCTTGTATTATATATGCAAGTAGCTATTAAAGATGAAAAAGAATTTTACCCGGTAAAAAATGATTCAGCTCTCGATAAAAGTGAAAAAATTAATTTTGCTGTTTTATTTAAAGACTTGCGGACCAGTTACCAAACCATTGCCCTTATGTTAATGTGTACGGTTCAAATTGCTGGCTACTTTGGCATGATGAATTGGTTGCCAACCATTATGCAAGAACAAGCCGGCCTCAGTGTGCAAGGTTCTTCATTATGGATGATTAGTACCATTTTGGGCATGTCCTTAGGGATGGTTGTCTTTGGCCGACTATTTGACCAATTTGGCCCTCGGCTAATGTTTGGTGCTTTCTTACTTGCATCAGCGTTTGGTGTCTACTTGTTTAGCCAAATTACCTCACCGCTTGGAATGCTATTTGGCGGAGCCATGATGGGATTCTTTGTCAATGGGATGTTCCCGGGATATGGAGCAACGGTTTCTTACCTATACCCTAAGTCCGTCCAAAGTATGGCCAATAATTTAATCTTAAACGTTGGACGAGCAGTAGGTGGATTTTCTTCAATGATTATTGGGATCATTATGGAACATGGTAATGTGACCATGGTTATGCTCTTCCTATCATGTCTTTATATCTTCTCTTTTGTGGTCATGTTAACCATTCCTGGGATCAAGCAAAAATCTTTTAAAAAGGTTTATGCCCAATAA
- the phoU gene encoding phosphate signaling complex protein PhoU — MKKTQLRKAFVEELKTLDGQFTRMGIDTTKAIEEAVDALLNHDNEAAEKVIKNDEKINAYEVAIDKECFRLISLQSPIGDELRFIISIIKASADLERMGDHAVSIAKGALRIADEPRLENIESDLEIMTDTVIEMAELAVNAFVTRNDQQAKAAAEMDAKVDHYFDKLIPQVVSDMKKDNSLVVTGASYISMISNLERMGDYVTNLCERIIYLDEGKVVDLNG, encoded by the coding sequence ATGAAAAAGACACAACTAAGAAAGGCCTTTGTCGAAGAATTAAAGACCTTAGATGGTCAATTTACACGTATGGGAATCGATACTACTAAAGCTATTGAAGAAGCTGTTGATGCGCTTCTCAACCATGATAATGAAGCCGCGGAAAAAGTGATTAAAAATGACGAAAAGATTAATGCTTATGAAGTGGCCATTGATAAGGAATGTTTCCGACTAATTTCCCTACAAAGCCCTATCGGCGATGAATTACGCTTTATTATTTCCATCATTAAGGCCAGCGCTGACCTTGAAAGAATGGGTGACCATGCCGTCTCTATTGCAAAAGGAGCTCTACGGATCGCAGATGAACCCCGTTTAGAAAATATTGAATCTGACCTAGAAATAATGACTGATACAGTCATTGAAATGGCCGAGCTAGCTGTTAACGCCTTTGTTACCCGTAATGACCAACAAGCTAAGGCGGCAGCAGAAATGGACGCCAAAGTTGACCACTACTTTGATAAACTAATCCCACAAGTCGTGTCAGATATGAAGAAGGATAACAGCTTAGTAGTAACTGGTGCTTCATATATTTCCATGATTTCTAATCTAGAACGCATGGGTGACTACGTAACCAACCTCTGCGAACGCATTATCTATTTAGATGAAGGCAAGGTTGTCGATCTTAACGGCTAA
- the lysA gene encoding diaminopimelate decarboxylase → MKLTQHMQVVNNELNIADIPVSRLKEEYGTPLYIYDQQGIKDQAKTFINGFHSKKFTTHIIYASKAFLNLYIAQLINEQGCYLDAVSGGEIYTLLAAGVPGEKIYFHGNNKTESEIILALEQGIGTFVIDSQTDFYKVEKIAISLNKQAKVLLRINPGIEASTHKYIQTSRDDSKFGMSSHDEDTVALVKEMVKSGWLDFAGFHCHIGSQILEERFFFEEADLMLGFCRQMEEETGCQVREINLGGGFGVYYSQADRPFDYEKFLQSYIQVIEAAIDQYGLEHVDTVSIEPGRALINDFGTALYSVGGVKHTLAGKPFVFVDGGMSDNIRPALYQAKYEAALANRMNDEVEGEYRVAGKLCETGDQLVQDAPLPEARIGDLLVIPRVGAYTYTMSSNYNRLGRPALVFVEDGQSYLAVKRESYQDLLRNDYNYKNKED, encoded by the coding sequence ATGAAACTGACGCAACACATGCAAGTGGTTAATAATGAATTAAACATTGCCGATATTCCTGTTTCTCGTCTGAAGGAAGAGTACGGAACTCCGCTTTATATTTATGATCAACAGGGGATTAAAGATCAAGCGAAAACATTTATCAATGGCTTCCATTCTAAAAAGTTTACTACTCATATTATCTATGCCTCCAAGGCCTTTTTAAACCTTTATATCGCTCAACTAATCAATGAACAGGGCTGTTATCTTGATGCCGTTAGTGGTGGGGAAATTTACACCCTTTTGGCAGCTGGTGTTCCAGGTGAAAAAATATATTTCCATGGCAATAATAAAACAGAGTCAGAGATCATTCTAGCTCTTGAGCAAGGGATTGGAACATTTGTTATTGATAGCCAGACTGATTTTTATAAAGTAGAGAAAATTGCTATATCGCTTAATAAACAGGCTAAGGTCCTTTTGAGAATTAATCCAGGGATTGAAGCAAGCACCCATAAATATATCCAAACAAGCCGCGATGATTCTAAATTTGGTATGAGTAGCCATGATGAGGATACGGTGGCTTTGGTTAAAGAGATGGTTAAGAGCGGTTGGCTCGACTTTGCCGGCTTCCATTGCCATATCGGCTCACAAATATTAGAAGAAAGATTCTTCTTTGAAGAAGCCGATTTAATGTTGGGATTCTGTCGGCAAATGGAAGAAGAAACCGGCTGCCAGGTAAGAGAGATTAACCTGGGCGGCGGTTTTGGTGTGTACTATAGCCAAGCAGATCGTCCTTTTGATTATGAGAAATTTTTACAAAGCTACATTCAGGTCATTGAAGCAGCAATTGATCAATATGGCTTAGAGCATGTCGATACCGTAAGCATTGAGCCGGGACGGGCTTTAATTAATGATTTCGGGACAGCTCTTTATAGCGTTGGGGGTGTCAAACATACCCTGGCTGGTAAACCCTTTGTCTTTGTCGATGGTGGGATGTCAGACAATATTCGCCCAGCCCTGTATCAAGCCAAATATGAAGCGGCCTTAGCTAATCGGATGAATGATGAGGTCGAAGGGGAGTACCGCGTGGCAGGAAAATTGTGTGAAACTGGTGACCAGTTGGTTCAAGATGCTCCCTTGCCAGAGGCTCGGATCGGGGACCTCTTGGTGATTCCTCGAGTAGGGGCTTATACTTATACAATGAGTTCGAATTATAATCGTCTGGGACGTCCAGCCCTGGTCTTTGTCGAGGATGGGCAATCTTATTTGGCTGTCAAACGAGAAAGCTACCAAGATTTGCTCAGAAACGACTATAATTATAAGAATAAAGAAGATTAG
- a CDS encoding diaminopimelate dehydrogenase translates to MIKVGIVGYGNLGKGVEIAVNAAEDMELLGIFTRRQPEQLDTKSPAYQIDDILDFKDKIDVLILCGGSQSDIPVQAPRLAENFNTVDAYDNHDKIPEYFDQMDQLAKENNHVSVIATGWDPGLFSLNRLLAETILPQGQSYTFWGRGVSQGHSDAVRRVDGVKAAIQYTVPNQAMLEAAKAGDPIDYQQATAHSREVYAVLEEGADPDQVAKAIKTMPDYFAPYDQVDVHFISQEELDQNHQGIPHGGEVVRQGQTSADHHAVYNFALQLGSNPEFTGAVNTCYARAAYRLAKEEQFGAKTVFDIAPAYLSAKSGAQLRHELL, encoded by the coding sequence ATGATAAAAGTTGGTATTGTTGGCTATGGTAATTTAGGTAAAGGCGTGGAAATTGCAGTTAATGCAGCGGAAGATATGGAATTGCTAGGAATTTTTACTAGACGCCAGCCTGAGCAATTAGATACAAAGAGCCCGGCCTATCAAATTGATGACATTCTTGACTTTAAAGACAAAATTGATGTCCTAATTTTATGTGGTGGTTCCCAATCTGATATTCCTGTTCAAGCTCCTCGTCTAGCGGAAAACTTTAATACCGTGGATGCCTACGATAACCACGATAAGATTCCAGAATACTTCGATCAAATGGATCAACTTGCTAAAGAAAATAACCATGTCTCTGTGATTGCTACGGGTTGGGATCCAGGTCTGTTCTCACTTAACCGCTTATTAGCTGAAACAATCTTACCGCAAGGGCAAAGCTATACTTTTTGGGGCAGAGGGGTTAGCCAAGGCCATTCTGATGCAGTACGCCGGGTAGATGGCGTCAAGGCAGCTATTCAATATACCGTGCCTAATCAAGCCATGCTAGAGGCAGCAAAGGCTGGTGACCCTATTGATTACCAACAAGCGACTGCCCATAGTCGTGAAGTCTATGCGGTCTTAGAAGAGGGCGCTGATCCAGACCAAGTTGCCAAAGCGATCAAGACCATGCCAGATTACTTCGCCCCCTATGACCAAGTCGATGTGCATTTTATTTCTCAAGAAGAATTAGATCAAAACCATCAAGGAATTCCTCATGGGGGCGAAGTGGTGCGCCAAGGTCAAACCAGCGCTGACCACCACGCAGTTTATAATTTTGCTCTGCAATTAGGCAGCAACCCTGAGTTCACCGGTGCAGTAAATACTTGCTATGCGCGAGCTGCTTACCGTTTAGCTAAGGAAGAACAATTTGGGGCTAAAACAGTCTTTGATATTGCCCCCGCTTATCTTTCTGCAAAATCTGGTGCACAACTCCGCCACGAATTGCTCTAG
- a CDS encoding tyrosine-type recombinase/integrase, whose product MTTYKYKTKKGEDRWGCKAYLGTDIQTGKQVNCYKKGFKTEAQAVKYLNQERVKFEAGEYKFKVKDYTFNELYEAWLERYSLSVKPSTLYQIKSIFKNHILPVFSDQKIKNITPSDIETAADTWNIQYKNYQRIYVYLNRILEWAVYKKRWLKENPCKFADLPNVKFTNDKKIRFYSKEELNKVLRSLEANAPYKWYVFFRLLAYTGLRRGEALALTWEDISFSNQVLSVSKNLSTGKQGPFLSTPKTKGSIRTISLDAITLKCLRKWKLEQAEYFLKLGIPVEKNNQVVFTSSTKNKHLYPTATDQFFRKFCKKYDLRFINVHGFRHTHCSLLFEAGVPMKDVKERLGHSNITTTMNIYTHVTKDSRKESADKFAAFMEN is encoded by the coding sequence ATGACTACTTACAAATATAAAACTAAAAAAGGAGAAGACCGTTGGGGCTGTAAAGCCTATCTAGGTACGGACATACAAACCGGGAAGCAAGTTAATTGTTATAAAAAAGGCTTTAAAACGGAGGCCCAAGCGGTCAAATACCTTAATCAGGAAAGAGTTAAATTTGAAGCTGGTGAATATAAGTTTAAAGTAAAAGATTATACTTTTAACGAACTTTATGAGGCTTGGTTAGAAAGGTACTCACTTAGTGTGAAGCCCAGTACTTTGTATCAAATAAAATCTATCTTTAAGAATCATATTTTACCAGTTTTCAGCGATCAGAAAATTAAAAATATTACTCCATCTGATATTGAGACAGCAGCTGATACATGGAATATCCAATACAAAAACTATCAGCGTATCTACGTCTATTTAAATAGAATATTGGAATGGGCTGTTTACAAGAAACGATGGCTGAAAGAAAACCCTTGCAAATTTGCTGATCTGCCTAATGTCAAATTTACTAATGATAAAAAAATAAGGTTCTATAGTAAAGAAGAATTAAATAAGGTATTGAGATCTTTAGAAGCTAACGCCCCTTATAAATGGTACGTATTTTTTAGATTACTAGCCTACACCGGTTTAAGGCGTGGCGAAGCGCTAGCCTTAACCTGGGAAGATATATCTTTTAGTAACCAGGTATTATCTGTCAGCAAAAACTTATCAACAGGAAAACAAGGCCCCTTTTTGTCTACCCCTAAGACTAAAGGCAGCATAAGAACAATTTCTTTAGATGCGATAACACTGAAATGTCTTAGGAAATGGAAATTGGAACAAGCTGAATATTTTTTAAAGTTAGGGATCCCAGTAGAGAAGAACAATCAAGTTGTGTTTACTTCTTCTACAAAGAATAAACATCTCTACCCTACTGCAACTGATCAGTTTTTTCGGAAGTTTTGCAAAAAATATGATCTCCGATTTATTAATGTCCACGGCTTTAGACATACTCACTGTTCCTTGCTCTTTGAAGCTGGTGTACCTATGAAAGACGTAAAAGAACGCCTTGGTCACTCAAACATCACCACAACCATGAATATTTATACCCACGTTACTAAAGATAGTCGTAAAGAGTCCGCTGACAAATTTGCTGCTTTTATGGAAAACTAA
- a CDS encoding DUF4352 domain-containing protein, which translates to MYDENGNEVKRGGCLKWVGIAVLVLVVLLVIGSIMGGNDKSSQSSSDATSQSAEKSKDKKEEKKDKKLSVGETAEIDGIKFTVNSVEFTDQRNQFAETNPERVIKISYTLENGQNKDYAFGADTQLYVDGKKAKTYPLGGTDGDVGFGSVSAGRTVDSTVYYGVDGKDIELEWQPLFSVGNKAIWKLDK; encoded by the coding sequence TTGTATGACGAAAACGGAAATGAAGTGAAGCGTGGCGGATGCTTGAAGTGGGTTGGAATTGCTGTTTTAGTCCTTGTAGTGCTGCTTGTTATCGGTAGCATTATGGGTGGCAATGATAAATCTAGTCAATCTTCATCAGACGCTACTAGTCAATCTGCTGAGAAATCAAAAGATAAAAAAGAAGAAAAGAAAGATAAAAAATTATCTGTTGGCGAAACAGCTGAAATTGACGGCATTAAATTTACAGTAAATAGCGTTGAATTTACTGACCAACGAAATCAATTCGCAGAAACTAATCCTGAACGAGTTATTAAAATTAGCTATACCCTAGAAAACGGGCAAAACAAAGACTATGCCTTTGGTGCTGATACCCAATTATATGTAGATGGTAAAAAGGCAAAAACTTATCCTTTAGGCGGTACAGATGGTGATGTTGGCTTTGGCTCAGTGTCAGCTGGTAGAACTGTTGATAGTACTGTTTACTATGGTGTAGACGGTAAAGACATTGAATTAGAATGGCAGCCACTATTTAGTGTCGGTAATAAAGCTATTTGGAAATTAGACAAATAA
- a CDS encoding S24 family peptidase — protein MKVSTGTRLKELMSELGLKQVDILKKTEPFQKSLGIKMGKSTLSQYVNDVQSPDQDRIYLLSKAFNVSEPWLMGYEVDKERIPDNQREENTILDIYNQLNLENQSTVYSFAKRKLSEQNSVKEESNIYQLSDYTDQPCYGAVSAGTGEWLGDETIETVSVPNSILPPCDFDMMLQVNGDSMEPLFEDDEYIFVKKTDDLRSGQIGVFFVDGEAYVKKAYLEEDQLRLVSLNTKYDDLIFKDFNEVKMIGTVIM, from the coding sequence ATGAAAGTTTCTACTGGGACTCGACTAAAAGAACTCATGTCTGAGTTAGGCTTAAAACAAGTGGATATTTTGAAAAAAACTGAGCCTTTTCAGAAAAGCTTGGGTATAAAAATGGGAAAAAGTACTTTATCCCAATATGTCAATGATGTGCAATCTCCTGATCAAGATAGAATTTATTTATTATCTAAAGCTTTTAATGTAAGTGAACCCTGGTTAATGGGATATGAAGTTGATAAGGAAAGAATTCCAGACAATCAACGGGAAGAGAATACCATTTTAGACATATACAATCAGCTCAATTTAGAAAACCAATCTACAGTTTATTCTTTTGCAAAAAGAAAATTGAGTGAACAAAATTCAGTTAAAGAAGAATCAAATATCTACCAATTATCCGACTATACAGACCAACCTTGTTATGGCGCTGTATCTGCTGGTACTGGTGAATGGTTGGGTGATGAAACAATAGAAACAGTATCTGTTCCAAACTCTATCCTGCCACCTTGTGACTTTGACATGATGCTACAAGTTAATGGGGACTCGATGGAACCACTGTTTGAAGATGATGAGTATATATTTGTTAAGAAGACAGATGACTTAAGAAGTGGTCAAATAGGTGTGTTTTTTGTAGATGGTGAAGCTTATGTTAAGAAAGCTTATTTAGAAGAAGATCAGTTGAGGTTAGTATCACTAAATACTAAATATGACGATTTGATCTTTAAAGATTTTAATGAAGTAAAGATGATAGGAACCGTGATAATGTAA
- a CDS encoding DUF739 family protein, with translation MTYDYSKLSGKIVEKYGTQYKFATAMGFSDRTMSLKLNNRVGWKNYEIEQAIDLLGLSVEDIPEYFFRKEVHVS, from the coding sequence ATGACTTATGATTATTCTAAATTAAGTGGAAAGATTGTTGAAAAATATGGTACACAATATAAATTCGCAACAGCCATGGGCTTTTCTGATCGTACAATGTCTTTAAAATTAAATAACAGAGTAGGATGGAAAAATTATGAAATTGAACAAGCAATTGATTTGCTAGGATTATCAGTTGAAGATATACCTGAATATTTTTTTAGAAAAGAAGTTCATGTTTCGTGA